The following proteins come from a genomic window of Gossypium raimondii isolate GPD5lz chromosome 5, ASM2569854v1, whole genome shotgun sequence:
- the LOC105766548 gene encoding E3 ubiquitin-protein ligase RMA3 has product MAMEPNFFEQEGQSEPGNISLKHKWDSLSSPTRDQNKDSSGFDCNICFDSAQDPVVTLCGHLYCWPCIYKWLHVQTSSLDADQRQRNCPVCKANISSSSLVPLYGRGTASDSQSKDPHSDLDIPQRPPSLGLNPMTTSSQPSQQLHENLFHHQQYFPHPYGDYATLASSSLGGIAMTNFFNPMFGMLEEMVYARISGSSNTSMFTYPYQSSNLFFGNNNLRMRRQEMQVDKSLSRVSIFLFCCIILCLLLF; this is encoded by the coding sequence ATGGCTATGGAACCGAACTTCTTTGAGCAAGAAGGGCAATCTGAGCCTGGAAATATATCCCTCAAGCACAAATGGGATTCACTATCATCACCAACGAGAGACCAAAACAAGGATTCCAGCGGCTTTGATTGCAACATTTGCTTCGACTCTGCACAAGATCCAGTGGTCACCCTCTGTGGTCACTTATACTGCTGGCCTTGCATTTACAAGTGGCTTCATGTCCAAACTTCTTCCCTTGATGCAGATCAACGACAACGGAACTGCCCTGTGTGCAAAGCGAACATCTCTTCTAGTTCATTGGTTCCCCTCTATGGTCGTGGCACAGCTTCTGACTCTCAATCCAAGGATCCCCATTCAGATTTGGACATTCCCCAAAGGCCACCTTCTCTTGGATTGAACCCTATGACCACATCTTCACAGCCAAGTCAACAACTCCATGAAAATCTTTTTCATCACCAGCAATACTTCCCTCACCCTTATGGAGACTATGCGACCTTAGCATCATCTAGCCTCGGTGGTATAGCGATGACAAATTTCTTCAATCCTATGTTTGGGATGTTAGAGGAAATGGTGTATGCACGGATATCAGGGAGCTCAAACACAAGTATGTTTACTTATCCTTACCAATCTTCGAATCTGTTTTTTGGGAATAACAATCTCAGGATGAGAAGGCAAGAAATGCAGGTCGACAAATCTCTTAGTAGAGTATCCATCTTTCTATTTTGTTGCATCATTCTTTGTCTTCTCTTGTTTTGA
- the LOC105766549 gene encoding vicilin-like seed storage protein At2g18540, which produces MGKYRNGSLSENSDEETGTPSKPKPKHKSDSESEDTKPRSHSKSDKGKRPSKSRRRHDSSSGISEDDSYSDSESESESQSEYSGTESGYSDSEEERRRRKRKRREREERERKRRKKEKEKKRRRKEKERDEERKRKKRKEKERKAKKKKDKLEKGKKGAVTNSWGKYGIIRETDMWNKRPEFTAWLAEVKQINLESLPNWEEKQLFKDFMEDHNTATFPSKKYYNLDAYYKCQMEKENKKGVKKVLQGERTVFNDEEQRRQEMLMAREKQKEEEVQALKLAMQSGMAQAMKEQTQLREEMAYLYKIGNFEAAAAIQKRLDPDVAM; this is translated from the exons ATGGGTAAATATCGAAACGGTTCTCTCTCAGAGAACTCCGACGAAGAAACGGGAACACCAtctaaacccaaacccaaacaCAAATCCGACTCAGAATCCGAAGATACAAAGCCCAGAAGCCACAGCAAAAGCGACAAAGGGAAACGACCGAGCAAATCACGAAGAAGACACGACAGCAGCAGCGGTATCAGTGAAGACGATTCGTATTCGGACTCAGAATCCGAATCGGAATCCCAGTCGGAGTATTCGGGAACGGAATCAGGGTATTCGGATTCGGAGgaggagaggaggaggaggaagaggaagagaagGGAGAGAGaagaaagggaaaggaaaaggaggaagaaagagaaggaaaagaaaaggagaaggaaagaaaaagagagagacgaggagaggaaaagaaagaagagaaaagagaaagaaaggaaagcaaagaaaaagaaggataaGTTAGAGAAAGGGAAGAAAGGTGCTGTTACAAATTCGTGGGGGAAATATGGAATTATCAGAGAAACTGATATGTG GAATAAGCGACCTGAATTCACAGCATGGTTAGCTGAAGTGAAACAG ATAAACTTGGAAAGCTTGCCCAACTGGGAAGAGAAGCAGTTGTTTAAAGA TTTTATGGAAGATCACAACACAGCCACCTTTCCTTCCAAAAA ATATTATAACCTTGATGCTTATTATAAGTGCCAAATGGAGAAAGAGAACAAAAAGGGTGTTAAAAAGGTTCTCCAAGGAGAGCGTACTGTATTCAATGATGAAGAACAGCGCCG GCAAGAAATGCTTATGGCCCGTGAAAAGCAGAAGGAAGAAGAGGTTCAAGCTTTGAAACTTGCTATGCAGAGTGGAATG GCGCAAGCAATGAAGGAACAAACTCAGTTACGGGAAGAGATGGCATACTTGTACAAAATCGGCAACTTTGAG GCTGCAGCTGCTATACAAAAACGGCTCGATCCAGATGTTGCAATGTAA
- the LOC128041146 gene encoding protein MAIN-LIKE 2-like, with product MVYGTWETLHIPWSRHVDPKRRYDRFFAMATKERLTARRIEPLSALVERWRPETHTFHFLCVECTVTLEDVAVQLGLPIDGSPITGVYSFTDPTALCYQLLGESPEDGDKYFFGIKFIWLKAKIGQLSAIATEGELMCAARAYIMHMIGAVLMPDANGDSVHLSYLPLLAYLSTARSYSWGSIVLATLYRELCRATEPHIKDIGGCLILLQSWALY from the exons ATGGTATATGGCACATGGGAAACCCTTCATATTCCGTGGTCAAGACATGTCGATCCAAAGAGACGCTACGACCGATTCTTCGCGATGGCAACCAAGGAACGCCTAACCGCAAGAAGAATCGAA CCATTATCTGCGCTAGTGGAACGGTGGCGTccggagacccacacttttcattttctgTGCGTGGAGTGCACGGTGACCTTGGAGGATGTTGCAGTGCAGCTTGGGCTCCCAATTGACGGGAGTCCCATAACGGGAGTATATTCATTCACCGATCCGACTGCACTTTGCTATCAACTCCTAGGAGAGTCACCAGAGGACggtgataaatattttttcggCATAAAATTTATATGGCTAAAAGCTAAAATTGGACAATTATCAGCGATCGCCACTGAAGGTGAGTTGATGTGCGCTGCTcgagcgtacatcatgcatatgATAGGGGCAGTACTCATGCCTGATGCAAACGGCGACAGTGTGCATTTGTCGTACTTGCCCCTGCTAGCTTATTTGTCCACTGCTAGGTCGTATAGCTGGGGTTCCATCGTTCTAGCAACACTGTACCGGGAGCTTTGTCGGGCGACAGAGCCGCATATTAAAGACATCGGCGGATGCCTCATACTGCTGCAGTCCTGGGCGCTTTATTAA